The Streptomyces vinaceus genome contains the following window.
CGTCGTCGCGCTGTCCTCGACGCCCACGCCGTACGGGTGGATCGAGATGAAGCGCGTCTGGCTGCCCGGGTTCAGGCCGCCGAGGGCGACCTCAAGGGACTTCGCGCCCTGCGGAACGGTCACGAAGTACGACTTGTGGCTGTTGCGCTGGACCGAGGAGGTGTCGGACATCGTGAACGACGGCTGCGCCAGCGGGGTGGAGGCGACGACCGTGGTCAGGATCTGCTTGTCGATGCCCTCGGTGGTCTCGTCGTCCAGCTGCAGGATGCCGCTGTGGACGCCGGCCGACTTCGGGTTGGCCTCGACCTTGATGGTGACCGGCTTGTTCAGCGGCAGCGTGACGTAGTCGTAGCCGCCGACGACCTTGAACGTGCCGTCGTTGTTGCGCCAGGTCAGGTCGTGGCGGGTGCCGTACTTGACGCCCGTGGTGCGGGTGACGACGACGTCGTAGACCTTCTTCTGGCCGACCTTGAGGCCGCCCTCGCGGTCGTAGAGGCCGGTGCCGAAGCCCGGGGTCTTCAGGAACTGGTCGATCGCGGTGTCGACCGGGGCCTTGACGGTGAACTCGTTGGCCTTGGCGCCGCGCTGGAGGGACTCCCACGCGTCGACGATGTTGATCAGGCCCGAGCCCTGGGCGTGCGCCGGGACGTCGGCGATCTTCTTCGCGGTGCTGGTGAGCGCCACGCGAAGGCTCGCCGGGGTGACCGTCAGGTGCTGCTGCTTGGCGGCCGAGAGCAGCAGGGCGCTGGCGCCCGTCGCCTGCGGCGAGGACATCGAGGTGCCCTGCAGCATCGAGTAACCGGCCGGCAGGTTGTAGCCGGCCTCCTTCACCGGGGAGCCGGGCAGCCAGGTCTGGGTGGTGTTGATGGCCGCGCCGGGGGCGGTGATGGTCGGCGTGAAGCCGCCATCCTCACGCGGACCGCGCGAGGAGAACGGGAACATGTCGTACTTCTTGGTCACGCCGGAGCCGTAGTTCGCGGCCCAGGTCTCCTTGGAGACCGCGGCACCCACGGAGATGACCTTGTCCGCGAGACCGGGGTCGCCGATGGTGTTGACGCCGGGACCCTCGTTGCCCGCCGAGATGACGAGCTGGACACCGTAGGTGTCGATGAGGTTCTTGTAGAGCTCGGCGCGGGCGTTGTTGCCGTCGTTCAGCGCCGGCAGACCGCCGATGGACATGTTGACGATGTCCACGCCGCGGTTGACGACGAGGTCGATCATGCCCTCGGTCAGCGCGACGTTGGTGCAGCCGCCCGACCAGGAGCAGGCGCGCGAGGAGACGATCTTCGCGCCGGGCGCCTCGCCGTTCATCTTGCCGCCGAAGAGGCTGTTGGCGGCGGTGATGCCGGCGACGTGCGTGCCGTGCTCGGACTCGATGATGCCGATGTTGACGAAGTCGGCCTTCTTGCCGACCCAGTCCCCGCCCAGCGGGTCCATCGGGACGTCCTTGCGGATCTGGATCACGAACGGGATGCGCTCGGCGACGTCGGTCGCCGGGTTGTCCGTGCCGAAGTAGCCGATCTGGTAGCCGTCCTTGTACGGCTTCATCGGCTCGTTGTTCGTGAAGTCGCCGTCCTGGTCGGTGTCGACGCGGACGGTGCCGGCGGCGGCGTCGTAGAGCATGCCGAACCGGTCGGTGGTGTCACCGTCGCGGTTGACGTCGCCCTTCGCGTCACCGGTGGCGGTGATCGACTCGCTGAACCGGCTCCACTGGTACGAGCCCTCCGGGGCCTTCCAGCTCTGACCGCCGGCGCTGAAGGTGCCGCCCGTGGCCGTGACCGGGGTGATCTGGGCGCGCCAGGTGGCGTCGTTGTCCGTGATCGGGTCGGTCGCGGTGACCCAGTCGACGATCTTGCGCTCGCCGGTGGTGGTCTTCTGGAGCGCCGGGTGGCCGAGGTCGACGCCCGAGTCCAGGATGCCGATGGTCACGCCGCGGCCGTCGGCCTGCGGGTTCTTGGCGACGAAGTCCACCGCGCCCGTCTCGAAGGACGGGTTGTACGGGTTCTTCGCGGGGGTGTTCTTGTCCGGCCCCGGGTAGGTCTCGGAGGCGGTCTTCCTCGCCGCCCCCGCGTCCTTGCCCGCGTCGGGACGCGGGTCCGAGAGCTGGATCTCGTGCTTGAGGTCCAGGGCGTGCACCGAGGACAGCTTCGCGGCCGCCTTCAGGGCGGCCTCGGCCTTGGCGGTCGGCAGCGTGGCGCGCACGTAGCCGAGCTTGTCGTTCGTCTGGCCGACCGAGGCGCCCTGGACCGCACCGAGCTGGTCGGCGACCTGCTTGGTCTGGCCGGGAGCGGTGGCCACCATGACGGTGACGGTCGCGTCGCCCTTGGCCTTGGCCGCCTGGAGCAGTTCGGCGTCGGCCGAGCCGATCTTCTCGTCGGCGGACTTGACGGCCGGGGTCGTGCCCGGGGTGCCGGCGGGGCCGGTCGCCGCGAACGCGGGCATCGCGCCCGCGGTCGCCAGTGCGGCGACCAGGCCGGCCGCGGCCGCGACGCGCGCGACGCGTCTGGCCCCGGATATGGAGCTGGGGGATTCGAGGGTCATCAGCATCCCTGGATAAGTGAAAGATACGGTCCGGATTTCGGTGCCGGATGACCGGTCAGCTTTGCGCAATCGACCGCTCTTTGGGGAGGCTTGTCATTGACCGAGACCTGACATGGCGGACTCTCGCCAGATCACGTCATGCGCCATCGAGGCCGTACCGGGGCGTACTCGTACGAATCACAGGGTCTGAAGAGTTGCTTTGTCGACTTCCCGACCTCTTTGCGAGGAGGGTCCGAAGTCCCGTCTCAGGTCGGGTGTGACAACTTCCGGGCCGTCAGCGCACGCGCGTGCGCGCGTAGTGCCGCGAGGCCTTCGCCCGGTTTCCGCACACGGACATGGAGCACCAACGCCGGGTGCCGTTGCGCGAGGTGTCGTGGAAGTGCAGCACGCACGACTCGGAAGCGCAGGTGCGGATCCGCTCGGGTGCCGAACCCAGCAGGTCCAGGTAGTCGCGGGCGGCCGTCCAGGCCGGACCCCAGGTCGGGTCCTCGAACTCGGCGCGTTCGCCCGGGCCTTCGGCGGTCAAGGTCACCCGGACCCGTCCGTGCTCCAGGACGGCGTCGATCAGCGCGCGCGCACTCTCGTCCGCCGGGTCCGCGACCGCACGGGCGAGCGCCTCGCGGGCGGTCAGCAGGTGGACGAGGGTGGCGGCGTCGGCGCGGAAACGGTCGGCCAGGCCGGTGCTGCGCAGCCAGATCGCGAGCCCCTCGACCCGGGTCAGCCCGAAGGCGCCGGCGAAGAGGTCGGTGAGCACACCCTCACGCATCCAGCGCGTGTTCAGCAGGTCCAGGGAGACCGGTTCGCCCGTCAGGGGCCGGGGGTCCGCCGCCTCTGTAGCCATCTCGCAGCTCCTTTGCGCCCGCCTGCTAACCCCTCAAGGTTACGTGACCGGTTGACGCTTCTCGATCTAACCCATAAGGTCGATTTAGAAGGTTAGATCGATCTGCATCGCCGAACCGATGGAAGGGGGCAGCCGTGACGGCTGTCATCAGCAAGCTGCGCACCGGGCACGTGGGCCTGAACGTCACCGACCTCACCCGCTCGCTCGCCTTCTATGAAGGAGCCCTCGGGTTCGAACTGCTCGGCGAGGGCAAGGAGGAGGGCCGCCGCTTCGCCTTCCTCGGGCAGGACGGTGAGCTCGTCCTCACGCTCTGGCAGCAGGCCGGCGCCGCGTACGCCCCGGCCGCGGCCGGACTGCACCACCTGGCGCTCTCCGCGGCCACCATCGGCGAGGTCCGCGCGTACGAGGAGCGGCTGCGCGGGCTGGGCGTGGATTTCGCGTACGAGGGGGTCGTCGCCCATGGAGAGGGCAGGGCCTCCGGCGGGATCTTCTTCCACGACCCCGACGGCACCCGCCTGGAGATCTCGGCGCCGGCCGGCGCCGAAGAGGCACCCGCCCCCACGTCGGGGGCTCCGACCTGCGGGTTCTTCTAGGCGCTCAGGCAGGAGGCGGCATCATGGAGCGGTACCACCAGGGCTCGCTGGCCGTGCAGGAACGCGTCGGCGTGCGCGAGCTGGCCGATCACGTCGGCCGTTCGATCGGCACGGGGATCAAGGACGTCGCCGCGGCCTTCCTCGCCCTGCAGCCGCACCTCGTCGTCGGCGCCGCCGACGGGGCGGGCGCGCTGTGGGCCTCGCTGCTCACCGGCACGCCCGGATTCGTACGGGCCACCGGGCCGCACCGGATGGCGGTCCGCGGCGGACTGCCGGCCGGGGATCCCCTCGACGGGGCGCTGGCCACGCCGGGCACCCGGGTCGGCACCCTCTCCCTCGACCCGCGCACCCGGCGCCGGATGCGGCTGAACGGGACCTTGGAGGTGACGGCCGGCGGGTTCGCCGTCGAGGCCGCGCAGGTCTTCGCCAACTGCCCCAAGTACCTCCAGAAGCGGCAGCCGCTGGAGCTGGTCGCGGAAGGGCCCGGTGTCGTGCGGCGCGGGGGCGCGCTCACCCCCGACCAGGAGCGGGCCGTCCGCGCCGCCGACACCTTCTTCATCGCCACCACCGCCGGGGACCGTGCCGACGCCAGCCACCGCGGAGGGATGCCGGGCTTCGTCGAGGTGCTCTCGCCGGTCGAGCTGTCCTGGCCGGACTACCCGGGCAACGCGATGTTCCTGACCCTGGGCAACCTGGCCACCGATCCGCGGGCCGGGCTGCTCTTCCCGGACTGGGAGAGCGGAGCGGTACTCCAGCTCAGCGGCAGCGCCCGGACCGAGTACGGGCCCGATGGCAGCCGGAGCATCCGCTTCCGCGTCGAGTCTGTGGTGGAGGGCCTGCACCCCGGGCGGCTGCGCTGGAGCGCCCCGGAGTACTCGCCGGCCAATCCGGCGCTGCCGCCTCACCGCGGGAGTACGACCAGGTAGGCGGCGGGCTCGCGGTCGGCGGAGGCCGTCAGTGCGGTCCGGACCACCGCGGCCTGCTGCTCGGGCCAGTCGCGCAGCTTGCGCGGGGTGATGTACACGACGGTCACGCCGAGCCGCTCCAGCGTCTCCCGCTTGCGGACGGCCTCCGAGAACTGCTCGTCCTCGCCCTGCCGGGGTGCGCGGGTGTCGATCTCGACGGCGACGGCCTGGTCGGGCCAGTATGCGTCGACCCCGCCGAGGTGCGGGCCGCCGGGCAGCCGCAGGTCCACGTTCCACACCGGCTCGGGGAGCTCGTAGCCCCGTACGAGCTGGTACAGCCGGTCCTCGGCGATGGCCCGGCCCTCCGCGAGCAGGGACTCGACGGCGTCCACGACGTGGGGCCGGTTCAGCAGCCGGGCCACCGTCAGCTCCCGTACCACGGCGGCGGGTTCGCAGTGCCCGCTGCGCACCGCCTCGCTGAGCAGGCGGCGTACGGTGCCCGCGTCGGAGAGCCGGCCGACCGCGTCGGCCAGCGCCCGGGCCACCGGGGCCACGGGCAGCCCGGTCACCTGCTGCGGACGCGGCGGGGTGTGCGTCCGTACGATCCGGACGGCGTCGACCGAGCGGAGCCGGCGGGTGTGGGGCACCAGCACGTCGATCTGCGTCAGGGCGAGCAGCGCGGGGGCGGAGGCGAACCGGTACAGCGCGAGGGCCGCGAGCCCGGTGATCATGGCCTCGCCGCCGCGGCGGCCGGCGTACAGCAGGGCGGCGTGCAGGCGCTCCTCGCTGGTCGCGGCGCCGGGGTGGAGGAGGAAGATTCCGGGCAGGATCTCCTGCCAGGGCCGCTCGGCGGCCTCGGAGGCGCTGACGCCGTGCTCGCGGAGCTGGGTGAGGCTCATCACGCGGGGGCTGCTGCCGGTGAGGTGGGCGAGGGGGAGGGGCGCGTTGTGGTTCATGCGGCGGAGATTCCCGCCCGCACCGGCCCCGCTAACCCCTGTTACACGCCCGTCGACAAATCCGGACAAGACCGCACTAAAGTACGGCCGTTCGAATGCCGATAGCGTCGTTCGCATCCGCCGGCGGGGCCGGACCGCCCACAGGGGGTCCGGCCCCGCCGGCAGGTGGCTACACGGCCGCGGCGGCCGCGTCGCAGGCCTGCGCGCGCAGCGCCCGGGCCAGGTCGTCACGGGCCTCCAGCACCAGACGGCGCAGCGCCGGAGCGGCGTCGGCGTGCGCGGAGAGCCAGGCGTCGGTGGCGGCCAGCGTCGACTCCGAGTCCTCCAGCGAGGGATACATCCCCTTCACCACGTGCATGGCGATCTGGATCGACCGGTCCGCCCAGATCCGCTCGATCACCTCGAAGTAGCGTCCCGCGTACGGCGCCAGCAGGGCCCGCTGCGAAGGCTGCTGCATCCCCGCGATCGTCGCCTCCACCAGTGCGTTCGACAGCGCGTCCGACTCGACGACCGCCGCCCATGCCTGGTCCTTGACCGCTGCGGAGGGCCGCGCCGCCAGGCAGCGCACCTGGTGACGCTTGCCCGACGCCGTGTCGTCGCGCGCCAGTTCGGCCGCCAGCACGGCCTCGTCCACCGCTCCGTGCGCGGCCAGCGGCAGCAGGAAGTCCCACCGCAGCTCCTGGTCCACCTCCAGCCCGTCGATCCGCGCCGAACCGTCCAGCAGGCCCAG
Protein-coding sequences here:
- a CDS encoding S8 family serine peptidase, yielding MTLESPSSISGARRVARVAAAAGLVAALATAGAMPAFAATGPAGTPGTTPAVKSADEKIGSADAELLQAAKAKGDATVTVMVATAPGQTKQVADQLGAVQGASVGQTNDKLGYVRATLPTAKAEAALKAAAKLSSVHALDLKHEIQLSDPRPDAGKDAGAARKTASETYPGPDKNTPAKNPYNPSFETGAVDFVAKNPQADGRGVTIGILDSGVDLGHPALQKTTTGERKIVDWVTATDPITDNDATWRAQITPVTATGGTFSAGGQSWKAPEGSYQWSRFSESITATGDAKGDVNRDGDTTDRFGMLYDAAAGTVRVDTDQDGDFTNNEPMKPYKDGYQIGYFGTDNPATDVAERIPFVIQIRKDVPMDPLGGDWVGKKADFVNIGIIESEHGTHVAGITAANSLFGGKMNGEAPGAKIVSSRACSWSGGCTNVALTEGMIDLVVNRGVDIVNMSIGGLPALNDGNNARAELYKNLIDTYGVQLVISAGNEGPGVNTIGDPGLADKVISVGAAVSKETWAANYGSGVTKKYDMFPFSSRGPREDGGFTPTITAPGAAINTTQTWLPGSPVKEAGYNLPAGYSMLQGTSMSSPQATGASALLLSAAKQQHLTVTPASLRVALTSTAKKIADVPAHAQGSGLINIVDAWESLQRGAKANEFTVKAPVDTAIDQFLKTPGFGTGLYDREGGLKVGQKKVYDVVVTRTTGVKYGTRHDLTWRNNDGTFKVVGGYDYVTLPLNKPVTIKVEANPKSAGVHSGILQLDDETTEGIDKQILTTVVASTPLAQPSFTMSDTSSVQRNSHKSYFVTVPQGAKSLEVALGGLNPGSQTRFISIHPYGVGVEDSATTQCYPNYDNPANQCRPDLRSYANPQPGVWEIEVESRRTSPLLDNPFKLDVSVLGAAFDPAVKVLPEVKQGTPAPVQWTIKNEAAAISGGKLQGGPLGSAKVAKPTIANGETQTSTVTIGEGVSRLDVAIGGVSDTGADLDLTVLKDGVKVGSSADGDSEEAVTLLNPAAGTYTIQVDGYAVPAGTTTFNYRDVYFSSALGSVQVDEGAAVNLANGASATVTANVLAAAPAPEGRQFFGEVKLLNARGTAAGTGSVQIEKVTP
- a CDS encoding VOC family protein, which translates into the protein MTAVISKLRTGHVGLNVTDLTRSLAFYEGALGFELLGEGKEEGRRFAFLGQDGELVLTLWQQAGAAYAPAAAGLHHLALSAATIGEVRAYEERLRGLGVDFAYEGVVAHGEGRASGGIFFHDPDGTRLEISAPAGAEEAPAPTSGAPTCGFF
- a CDS encoding CGNR zinc finger domain-containing protein; translated protein: MATEAADPRPLTGEPVSLDLLNTRWMREGVLTDLFAGAFGLTRVEGLAIWLRSTGLADRFRADAATLVHLLTAREALARAVADPADESARALIDAVLEHGRVRVTLTAEGPGERAEFEDPTWGPAWTAARDYLDLLGSAPERIRTCASESCVLHFHDTSRNGTRRWCSMSVCGNRAKASRHYARTRVR
- a CDS encoding pyridoxamine 5'-phosphate oxidase family protein, encoding MERYHQGSLAVQERVGVRELADHVGRSIGTGIKDVAAAFLALQPHLVVGAADGAGALWASLLTGTPGFVRATGPHRMAVRGGLPAGDPLDGALATPGTRVGTLSLDPRTRRRMRLNGTLEVTAGGFAVEAAQVFANCPKYLQKRQPLELVAEGPGVVRRGGALTPDQERAVRAADTFFIATTAGDRADASHRGGMPGFVEVLSPVELSWPDYPGNAMFLTLGNLATDPRAGLLFPDWESGAVLQLSGSARTEYGPDGSRSIRFRVESVVEGLHPGRLRWSAPEYSPANPALPPHRGSTTR